In Pirellulales bacterium, one DNA window encodes the following:
- a CDS encoding aldo/keto reductase has product MQQRNFGGSGVTVSEIGVGTWQFGGDWGAEVSDDEALAILAASVDEGVTFFDTADIYGLGRSESLIGRFLKQSRMADKIFVATKLGRGPTPGWPDNFKTAMIRKHAEASLKRLGVEALDLEQLHCVPAGELRRGEVFEALRALKREGKIKQFGASVESMDEALICLEQPDLGALQIIFNIFRQKPISTIFERAKRQGVAIIVRLPLASGLLSGKFTRRTKFDARDHRNYNRDGEKFNVGETFAGLPFEKGVELTDALKPLVPNGMTLPQMALRWCLDFDAVSVLIPGAKNALQARENAASSDLPPLSPDLHKRLRTWYDRQVAEHIRGAY; this is encoded by the coding sequence ATGCAGCAGCGAAACTTCGGCGGCAGCGGCGTAACTGTTTCAGAAATCGGCGTCGGCACTTGGCAATTTGGCGGCGATTGGGGCGCCGAAGTGTCGGATGATGAGGCGCTCGCCATCCTGGCCGCCTCGGTCGATGAGGGCGTTACGTTCTTCGATACGGCCGATATCTACGGCCTCGGCCGCAGCGAATCGCTGATCGGCCGGTTCCTCAAACAATCTCGGATGGCCGACAAGATCTTCGTCGCCACGAAACTCGGCCGCGGGCCCACGCCGGGTTGGCCCGATAACTTCAAGACCGCCATGATTCGCAAGCACGCCGAGGCCTCGCTCAAGCGGCTGGGCGTCGAGGCGCTCGATTTGGAGCAGTTGCACTGTGTCCCCGCCGGCGAGCTGCGCCGCGGCGAGGTGTTCGAGGCGCTGCGCGCGCTCAAGCGCGAAGGCAAGATCAAGCAGTTCGGCGCGAGCGTCGAATCGATGGATGAAGCGCTGATCTGTCTGGAGCAGCCCGATCTAGGCGCGCTGCAAATCATCTTCAACATATTCCGTCAGAAGCCCATCTCGACGATCTTCGAGCGGGCGAAGCGGCAGGGAGTCGCCATCATCGTGCGCTTGCCTCTGGCCAGCGGGTTACTTTCCGGCAAGTTCACGCGCCGCACGAAATTCGATGCGCGCGACCATCGCAACTACAATCGCGACGGGGAGAAATTCAACGTCGGTGAGACTTTTGCCGGCCTGCCATTCGAGAAAGGGGTTGAGTTGACCGACGCGCTCAAGCCGCTCGTGCCCAACGGAATGACGCTGCCTCAGATGGCCTTGAGGTGGTGCCTTGACTTCGACGCCGTCAGCGTCCTCATTCCTGGCGCGAAAAACGCGCTGCAAGCCCGCGAAAACGCTGCCTCCAGCGACCTCCCGCCGCTCAGCCCCGATTTGCACAAACGGTTGCGCACGTGGTACGACCGCCAAGTGGCGGAACACATTCGCGGCGCCTATTGA
- a CDS encoding ATP-binding protein, with the protein MASLFVIQGRDQGTRFELDSDSATFPLGREAGNRIQLHDTEVSRHHAEIRHTGNLFVVSDMGSSNGTFVNNERIERRELTSGDQLQIGRTVMLFTGPSEAPSSSLGAKIDIFSVDRQTDPSRIVHSISQQEGSRIFAAPPDKSDALWLARARSNLQVMYRTALAVSHTLDIDQLLGRIMQLIFEWVEADRGCIMLVDPETKELQPKVRRDRKALHPGDKISISQTILDYVLERREGVLTSDARQDDRFDAANSIVRMGVREAICVPMQGRYDIVGVIYIDTLTPATRVIDRGGNRFTEEHLQLMVAIGHQAALAVEDTKYYSAMVQSERLAAVGQTIASLSHHIKNILQGIRGGSYLIEMGLAEHDEQVVGKGWHIVERNQRRISSLVLDMLTFSKDREPDFAAADLNAVVTDVVDLIRARAEEMKVALRFEPDAEIPPLTFDAEGIHRAALNIVTNALDACDEREDSIVTIRTRQLTGDGVVQVIVEDNGTGIPPENLQQIFNPFFSSKGSRGTGLGLAVSQKILKEHGGRILVESRPGEGSRFILELPAMPAEEQNGSTRYEVQSTKEEDG; encoded by the coding sequence GTGGCGTCGCTGTTCGTCATTCAAGGCCGGGATCAGGGGACCCGGTTCGAGTTGGATTCCGACTCCGCCACGTTCCCACTGGGACGCGAGGCCGGCAATCGAATCCAACTGCACGATACCGAGGTCTCGCGCCATCATGCCGAGATTCGCCACACGGGCAATCTGTTCGTCGTCTCCGACATGGGCAGCTCGAACGGCACGTTCGTCAACAACGAACGGATCGAGCGCCGCGAGCTGACCAGCGGCGACCAGCTCCAGATCGGCCGCACGGTGATGCTCTTCACCGGCCCGAGCGAGGCCCCCTCGTCCAGCCTCGGGGCGAAGATCGATATCTTCTCCGTCGATCGCCAAACCGACCCATCGCGAATCGTCCACTCGATCAGCCAACAGGAAGGGAGCCGCATCTTCGCCGCCCCGCCCGACAAATCCGATGCCCTCTGGCTCGCCCGGGCCCGCAGCAATCTGCAGGTGATGTATCGCACGGCCTTGGCGGTGAGCCACACGCTCGACATCGATCAGCTTCTCGGGCGGATCATGCAGTTGATCTTCGAATGGGTCGAGGCGGATCGCGGCTGCATCATGCTGGTCGATCCGGAGACCAAAGAGCTGCAACCCAAAGTTCGCCGCGATCGCAAGGCATTGCACCCCGGCGACAAGATTTCGATCAGCCAAACGATCCTCGACTACGTGCTCGAGCGCCGCGAGGGAGTGCTTACCAGCGACGCCCGGCAAGATGATCGCTTCGATGCGGCCAACAGCATCGTGCGAATGGGTGTGCGTGAGGCGATCTGCGTTCCGATGCAGGGGCGGTACGACATCGTCGGGGTGATTTACATCGACACCTTGACCCCGGCCACGCGCGTCATCGACCGCGGCGGCAATCGATTCACCGAAGAGCATCTCCAGTTGATGGTCGCGATCGGCCATCAGGCGGCCTTGGCGGTCGAGGACACGAAGTACTACTCGGCAATGGTGCAATCCGAACGGCTGGCGGCCGTCGGCCAAACCATCGCCAGCCTCTCGCACCACATCAAGAACATCCTGCAAGGGATCCGCGGCGGCAGCTATCTGATCGAAATGGGGCTCGCGGAGCACGATGAGCAAGTGGTTGGCAAAGGCTGGCATATCGTCGAGAGAAACCAGCGGCGGATTTCGTCTCTGGTGCTCGACATGCTCACCTTCAGCAAGGACCGCGAGCCGGACTTCGCCGCCGCCGACTTGAACGCCGTCGTGACTGACGTGGTCGATTTGATCCGCGCCCGCGCCGAGGAGATGAAGGTCGCCCTGCGCTTCGAGCCGGACGCTGAAATTCCTCCGCTCACCTTCGATGCCGAGGGCATCCATCGGGCGGCGCTCAATATCGTGACCAACGCGCTCGATGCCTGCGACGAGCGCGAGGACTCGATCGTTACGATCCGCACCAGGCAACTAACCGGCGACGGCGTCGTGCAGGTGATCGTGGAAGACAACGGCACGGGCATTCCCCCGGAAAACTTGCAGCAGATTTTCAACCCTTTCTTTTCCAGCAAGGGTTCGCGCGGCACCGGTCTGGGCCTGGCCGTAAGCCAGAAGATTCTGAAAGAACACGGCGGGCGGATCCTCGTTGAAAGCCGTCCCGGCGAAGGAAGCCGATTCATCCTCGAACTTCCGGCCATGCCGGCGGAAGAGCAGAACGGAAGTACGAGGTACGAAGTACAAAGTACGAAGGAAGAGGACGGTTAG
- a CDS encoding response regulator, giving the protein MGKFSGGVHGGALLVPRSSVLIVDRSNEAREVLRTALERRGMRIFEAARADDGLALARKHRPDLIVLDLELASTHDGPRPNDFAALAHGGETPVVLLGSARRETAAPPRQFVAKPYHYQPLILKIEQLLRAGREPAQCTPHAPREETSSRGA; this is encoded by the coding sequence GTGGGGAAGTTCTCAGGGGGCGTACATGGAGGTGCGCTGTTGGTCCCCAGATCGAGTGTATTGATCGTCGATCGATCGAACGAAGCCAGGGAAGTATTAAGGACGGCACTGGAGAGGCGCGGGATGCGGATTTTCGAGGCGGCGCGGGCCGACGACGGCCTGGCGCTGGCGCGAAAGCATCGCCCCGATCTGATCGTGCTGGACCTCGAATTGGCTTCGACCCACGACGGCCCGCGGCCGAACGATTTCGCCGCGTTGGCACATGGCGGCGAAACGCCGGTGGTACTGTTGGGTAGCGCGCGGCGGGAGACGGCCGCGCCGCCGCGCCAGTTTGTCGCCAAACCCTATCATTACCAACCGCTGATCCTTAAAATCGAGCAGTTGCTCCGCGCGGGCCGCGAACCGGCTCAGTGTACTCCTCACGCTCCGCGTGAGGAAACGTCCTCACGCGGAGCGTGA
- a CDS encoding response regulator yields MAASKTQTNLAKTHPASPVAAGTPGKSRILIADDNPQNVELLEAFLGDVDCEIAVAVDGRDTLDKVASFQPDLILLDVMMPKLSGFEVCKKLKQDPATRGIMILMVTALNELGDIERAVDSGTDDFLSKPVNKVELVKRVENMLKLRHVTDELERLRRYIQGMEDDTGPRK; encoded by the coding sequence ATGGCTGCTAGCAAGACTCAAACCAATCTCGCAAAGACTCATCCGGCAAGCCCGGTTGCGGCCGGCACGCCGGGCAAGAGCCGCATTCTGATTGCCGACGACAATCCGCAGAACGTCGAATTGCTGGAGGCCTTTTTGGGCGATGTGGATTGCGAGATCGCCGTGGCCGTCGATGGCCGTGACACGCTCGACAAGGTCGCCAGTTTTCAGCCCGATCTGATTCTGCTCGACGTGATGATGCCCAAGCTGAGCGGCTTCGAAGTCTGCAAGAAGCTCAAGCAAGACCCGGCGACTCGCGGCATCATGATCCTGATGGTCACCGCGCTCAATGAATTGGGCGACATCGAACGGGCCGTCGATTCGGGGACCGACGACTTTCTCAGCAAGCCGGTTAACAAGGTCGAGCTGGTCAAGCGCGTCGAGAATATGCTTAAGCTCCGCCACGTGACCGACGAGCTGGAGCGGCTGCGGCGCTATATCCAAGGGATGGAAGACGACACGGGGCCGAGGAAATGA